In Glycine max cultivar Williams 82 chromosome 4, Glycine_max_v4.0, whole genome shotgun sequence, the genomic stretch ataagtaaaatatgtatttgaggaaaaacacatttttatttagATATAGTTTATTATATACGGTTACATTAAAAAAGCTAAAGCCGCATTCAGAGAGAAAAGCTAAAGCCGCATTATATCACCAAACAGCATCCTACGGTCCTACCcccaaccctaaccctaacttcagaccttgaatctttctcttcttcttccttcaggTAATCAagtatggcttccttcctcttcttcttttaatggTTTTCTTTACATTTCGCGCGAACAAGCCAGAAGGAAATCGGTGATCTTGCGCTGTTATGCTCTCTGTCTGATCAGTACactggttttattttatgttcccTGCTTTGGATTGAATGTGGATTTTCATTAGTGGTCTCTTGGATATAGGAGGATATAGCAAATCTCTTAATAAAAACACAAACCCTAAGAGCCGAACAGGACGTTGTGCTTTGTGTAGTTGCCTAATCGCGTCACCACAGGTTTTCCATCTAAagctttttcttcttaaaatgtTTGCTTTTATGCTTTCTGTGGTATGGTATATATCAATCTTGTTGTATGCTTTTTCagtctgtttttgttttatatgaaAGGTGATGTTTATGAAAAATTTGCATAAGTAAAAgactaattatttaaattaacacAAAGTAATTAGCCATTGAATCTCTAAATACATTATGATATTGTTCATTACAAGTTCTGTAATTGAAAGAGATGGCCGGATGACGTAGTTACAATTAAAACGCTCTGTGCTCTGCCTATTGCTAAACTAGTAATTGCCGCATTTATACGCCTCAAACCAAAACAGGTAATTTCCTAGAAATTTAACTAATTGTGTTGTTTATCAAAGATACAAGAATtctcttatattatatatatgggaCAGATCCGTTGACACCAAATCTCATCCATTAAATTTAATCAATCTAATGGTTCCAAATATTTCagctaataaataaaattaaaacaaaacataattagttagagctatatttaaaattacattatcaTATTCTTTCTGCAAGCGTGTGGATTAAAGATAAGCACACCAATATAGTTAGAgctatatttaaaattacattataatATTCTATAAGTAATCATTTATAGCAaagaattaaacatatttttgagaCACTTAGTGCTAAATGGAATAGTAGTCTTCATACTCTTAATTAACATAAGTGGCAGTGGTTGGCTGAGGTGGAAAATAAAAGGTCAATGCTGCTACTTGTGATGGCAAAAGTTGTGCTTCCATACTAGTTCACTCCCTCCTCTACTTTGGCTTCCTTTGTCTTTTCTTGTTTGCCATTAAGGTCCACTTTTACATCGGCTAGCTTTCTTTATGTTTGCTAATTCGatcactttttcctttttcttataaTCATCCATTTGCTATCTTCATGTTCTTATTATTACTAGGATTGTCTTGGAAGATCTTgtggggaaaaaaataaatatggctTGAGTCAAGTCTTTGTATTTTCTTTcgtttgttgtttatttttcatgtgCTTGTACTCACTTTAACATGCAGAATATATTGAGATATGTATCTTTTTGCTGGGAGGTtgagattaattaaattaaaccttTCTATACCAATTAAACTAACCTGTATCTTTTTCCGCAGTGCAtaattcaattcattttcttctttaatcATTGGCAAAGTGCACATCACATTTAAGCTCATTGCTTGGTCATTATTCATAACTTCCATAAATCTATGTACCTgagatttattttataattagttgCAAGTCCTACTAATTCTGCAAGCTCTGTTTTCATGCACCAGATCCCATAGCTTCTATATCTCTCTTAAAAATGACAACTTCCCAAATTCattatgttggatcaagtggcctcggaataattaagaagggggagggttgaattaattattaatgtgtcttgactaattaaaaatttacccttcttaatgttactagattcaattaggctttactactaagttgtGAGGATGTAAAGAACAAagacaataacttagacaaaagtaaagcggaaataaaagaacacagcagaaattaaagagtgtagggaagaagaagacaaacataagatttatactgattcggccacaaaccgtgcctacatccagtccccaagcaacctacggttcttgagatttctttcaaccttgtaaaatcctttacaagccaaagatccacaagagatgtaccctcccttgttctctttgaaaaaccaagtggatgtaccctccacttgaactgatccacaagagatgtaccctctcttgttctcagtataacaatccccaagtagatgtaccctctacttgtaccacaaaggatgtaccctccaatgtgttgggacaaagaattctcaggcggttagtcctttgaatctttgtaaggggaaacaaaagatatctcagacggttagtcctttgaaatcttttgcttaaggggaagggaagaatcaaaagaattctcaggcggttagtcctttgaatcttttgtaagggagaagagagacacaaaagaatttaggcggttagttcttgttggatcgagtgacctcagaataattaagaagggggggttgaattaattattcctaaacctttactaattaaaaaactaatcttttaaggcttttactaaattgttaagagaatgaggagtagaagagaaacttaacagaaagtaaaagcggaaattaaatgcacagcggaaagtaaaagagtagggaagaaggaaacaaacacacaagagtttttatactggttcggcaacaacccgtgcctacctccagtccccaagcgacctgcggtccttgggatttctttcaaccttgtaaaaatccttttacaagcaaagatccataagggatgtaccctcccttgttctttttgaaaccctagtggatgtaccctccactagaactgatccacaagagatgtacactctcttgttctcagtcaaacccaagtagatgtaccctctacttgtaccacaaaggatgtaccctccaatgtgttaagacaaagatctcaggctgttacacctttgatactttgtgaatggggatacaaaagaattctcaggcggttaaacctttgaacgcttttgtattagggaatgggaagaatcaaaagaattctcagactgtgtcgttttgaattctttgacaagggagaagggagacacaaaagaattcaggcggttagtcccttattcttttggaaaagagagaagagagacacaaaaagaattcaggcggttagtccttggcgaattctttttggcaaagagagaagagaatgaaaaggatgaataacacaagatttcaaggtttagaaaaccagaaaacttcagaaagcttttggtacaaagaagaagaagaagaacttgaaagagatttcaaggcttgtaaaggattgatgggaaaagcaaaagtattcaagattgttgtttgaaagattgattgaacatgcaaaacaaagccttgcttttatagactcttcatgtctggtcaagaaggccattcagaagagttataacttttagaaaaacttaaaacccatttgaaaaagtcaaaacctttttgaagagttacatctttagatttttcagaaacaaacactggtaatcgattaccacataagtgtaatcgattgcacaaagcttttgagtgaaacaatgtgactcttcacttttaaatttgaatttcaacgttcaaggacactggtaatcgattaccaaaacattgtaatcgattacagccttttgaaaatatttggaacgttgtaaattcggtttgaaaactttttcaaactcattttgctactggtaatcgattacaacaatatggtaatcgattaccagagagtaaaaactctttggtaaaggttttgtcaaaaactcatgtgctattcaaagttttgaaaaaactttttaatacttatcttgattgagtcttttcttcattcttgaatcttgatcttgattcttgagatcttgaatcttgaatcttgattctttattgtagactttcttcttgagtcttgaattcttcttgattcttgaactcttgacttgttcttgattcacttgagatgttctttgattcacttgagttgttctttgattcacttgagttgttctttgatcttttgagctttttgttcattacctttgtcatcatcttttgttgtcatcattgttatcatcaaaacacctttgaatcattgttgattcattatgaagctttgcttccacagttcttcgttcttttggcaaagggagaagagagacaaaaaaaattcaggcggttagtccgtcgttcttttggcaaagggagaagagaatgaaaaagatgaataacacaagtttttgaacaaagaacttttcttggaaaagaaagtgttgataaaaaacttttagaaagatgaagagaaatgaatcagaaaattctgtagaaagatattgaaagattgattgaaagatgtttgagagatgatgttgaaaaaagattgaaagatagatgattcaaagatgattgataattgatgattgTTAATTCAAAAAAGATTGATAACAATTCAATGAAACTCATGCcattgtcacatatttataatctcctgatgactcaagtcaaagcttgttactcttggcaatttctttaaaaccaGTCACTTAAaaaaggttgtgacttttgaaaaaatctttaaacaagtcacttgaagaattgtgacttttggaaatgtattttttgaaatcagtcactggtaatcgattaccattaaggtgtaatcgattacacatcaacagatgtgactcttcattttaaattttaaaaatcaaaacgtttagaagctctggtaatcgattacaagtgttgtgtaatcgattacacatcaacagatgtgactcttcattttaaattttaaaaatcaaaacgtttagaagctctggtaatcgattacaagtgttgtgtaatcgattacactagtttaaaatgatttaaaaatgttaaacacaagttgtaacttttgaaatttgaaatcttaacgttttaaaacactggtaatcgattactaccttctggtaatcgattaccagagagtaaaactctttggtaatgattttgtgaaaaactttttgtgctactcaatgttttgaaaaacttttttagtacttatcttgattgagtcttcccttgattcttgaatcttgattattcttgaatcttgattcttgaaacttgattcttgaatctttggaatttgcttaactcttgattctttggcatcatcaaaataaccttggaaggtaTTGCTTCCACACATTAGACTTATCTAAGCAACAACTAGGTCCTAGATTTTGATGCCTATCAAAGTTCAAACAAACCCATTGTTTAAGTGTTATAGAAAGCAGTTTTAAGGCAATTTATCTAGTGTCCCAAATAACCAAAATGACCATAAAACATATTAATGTAAAGCAACCTgattacagaaaaagaaaattaagatcAAGATTTCAATCACTAAACATAAGTTGAAACCAGATTTATTTCTTATCACATTTTTATGGCTATACAGGGTTTTGAAGTACTATTTTCTGCACTAGTTGCCATGGATTACTATTTGATTCATGTTTGTTAATCTGTATTAATTGCTTTGGTTTTTAAAACAATAGCTTGTTGTTGAAGTCCATGGCAGAAAATATGCAAACTGAAGAACCTAGTTCACACCAACCAACTCTACAGTCTTCAGACCATCCTACTTCGCTGTCTTCACACACCAACCAACTCCACAGTCTTCAGACCATCCTACTCCGTTGTCTTCACACCAATCAACTCCAATAGAAAGTTCTACCGGTACAACTGAAGGTCCTAATAATGAACCTATGCAACAACCACCTAGCATGGAGGTGGATGACCATGGTGTATCATCAACAAAAATTGGAGGAGGGAGGCTCAAAAGCATTGTGTGGAACCATTTTGATAAGATTAAAACTATTGATAGGAAAGACAAGGCCCAATGTAAATACTGCAAAAAACTTCTCGGGGGAGCATCAAAGAATGGAACAAAGCATTTGCATGCCCATATGAAGAAATGCATTCAGAAAAGGTTACATGACAAAGGGAAGGGACAAACATTTCTTATTCCTAAGGTTACACAAGGTAGACAAGAATTGACTGCTGGAGGTTATAATGAAGAAAATGCAAGGAAGGATCTTGCATGTGCTATTATCATGCGTGAATATCCACTTTCAATAGTGAATCATGTTAGGTTTAGAAGATTTTTAGCTACACTCCAACCACAATTTCAATGTCCTTCACGAAACACTATAAAGAAAGAGATATTTAATGTTTATGACTTTGAAAAATCAATTGTTATGAAGCTGTTGGATACAAATGAAGGAAGGGTGGCAATTACATCAGATATGTGGACTGCAAGCAACCAAAAGAAAGGGTATATGGCTGTCACAACTCGTTACATTGATAGCTCATGGACTTTTCAAAGTCGCATTTTGAGGTACTAGCAACATCCTTAATTTTATAGCTTCCCAATATATTGTGtaggatattttttataattttttgtgttaGATATTTTAGTGTTCATATATTGTGTTAGATCTTTTTCTGTGATAGTGTGATTAAGCTATTTTTGTGCTGATATACTAAGTTCATTTATGTTCCTTCACCTCACACAAGTGAAAGACTTTGCAATGCACTAGTTGGGTGTTTGCTGGATTGGAACATTGATACAAAATTGTCCACTATCACTTTGGATAATTGTAGTACAAATGATTGcatgattgaaaaaattaagaataagttGCAATTAGGCACTTTAATTAAGGAAGGAGCATTTCTTCACATGCGTTGTTGTGCACATATCTTAAATTTGATAGTGAAAGATGGTTTAGGAGTTGTGAAGGATGGAGTGGAAAAAATTCGAGATAGTGTAGCATATTGGATTGCAACACCTAAAAGGATGgaaaaatttcaagaaactgCTAAACAATTGCGAATCCCTTGCACCAAAAATTTGAGTTTAGATTGTCCAACTAGATGGAATTCAAATTACAAGATGCTTGATGTTGCAATATCATATAAGGATGTGTTTTCCCGATTAAAGCAGCGTGAAACTCAATACTCTTGTTTTCCAAGTGATTCACAATGGGAATTTGCAAAGGAAGTGTGTAAGAGGTTGGCCATATTTAATGATACTACAGAAATGATTTCTGGTACAAAATATCCAATTGCCAACATTGATTTTCCTCAAATTTGTGAGATCAAGATGACTTTATCTGAATGGGTCAATTCCCCTAATGAAGTGATTCAAAAAATGGCAgaaaaaatgttacaaaaattTGATTCTTATTGGAGTGTTATTCATGTGATCATGGGAGTTGCTACTATTTTAGATCCAAGATACAAAATGGAGTTGCTTGAGTTTTACTTTTAATCAATTTGccccattgattttttttcacaagtTAATAGGATCCGAAACTTGTGTTATGATTTGGTTTCGGAATATCAAGCCAAAAAGCATCAAGATTCTACTAGTTCTTTTGAATCACAAGATGTAGTTAGTGATGGAAAGAGTAAATTGTGTGATTATGATAGATatattgaaagaaagaaaaaggcaaGAACCTCAACTATGAAAATGGAGTTAGATCATTACTTAAAGGAGGAAGTTTTACCAAGAAGTTCAGATTTTGATATCTTAATGTGGTGGAAATTGAATGAGTTAAAGTATCCAACAGTACAAGCAATTGCAAGGGATGTGTTAGCTATTCTGATCTCCACTGTAGCTTATGAATTGGCATTTAGTATTGGAGGTCAGATATTAACTCCTCATCATAGCCGACTTCATTATACTACTTTAGAAGCTTTGATGTGTTCTAAAAGTTGGTTATGGAATTCAGAGAATGCAGGTAAAATTCTGAATGCTTATGTGATACTTTATGAattgcttatatttttaaaacttataacttgttatttattattttataattattattcataGGTTCTAGATCAATTGAAGAATCAACTTTTACTAATGAGATTGAATCCGATGATGAAGGTATATTCACTTTTAGTtgttccaatttttttaatatcattatacatatctaatttttcaaaatttttaaaatataggtgGATCTTTGGTCAATAGCATTACTCAATGTTTGCAAGATTAGTGAAAAAGATGTTGACTAGTTTAATTTGTTTCCTAATGTTCATCTATCTAATTTGCTTGCCTTTTGAGTTGCCTAAGGTTGTAGCTAGAAGTTGGCAACTTTTTCAAGGCTACAATGTAGTCAACAAGCTTGCTGGGTATGCTCAAAGCCTGGAAAGTTGGAGCAGGAGAATCAAAACCCACTTTAAGGAGGATATAGAAAAGTGTAGAAGAGACTTGGAATCCCTCTGATATACCCAAGATGAAAACTCTATTAACCTGTACAATGCAACCAAAAATAGACTAACTGCTCTTTTGCTGCAAGAGAAGAACTACTGGAAACAGAGTTCTAAAGTCCACTAGCTAAAAAAAAGAGACCTCAATACCAAATACTTCCATGTTGCAATgacaaatagaaagaaaaataataaaatacataagcTTACTAATGATCTAAAAGTTGAGGTAGAAGGGCAACAAGGTCTGAATGCTACTGCTTATGGTTACTTCTCAAATATGTTTAAGTGTACCCAAAGCAACTATGATCCATTGGTTAGTATAGTGCAGCCCTATCTCATTGAGAAGgacaaaataaaacttgtgGAACCTTTCACTAAAGCAGGGTTTGAGAAAACATTATTCCAGATGCATCCAGGGAAGTCTCCAGGGCTTGATGGTCTCAATGTTGTGTTTTATCAAAGACTTTGGGCTCTTCGTGGATCAGAGATAGCAATCGCCTGCTCCAAATGGTAAGAAGATGGAGCTTTTCCCTAATCGGTGAACAATACCAACAAAGTTTTGGTTCCTAAGTTTGAAAACCCCACTCCTATGAGGGATTTGAGACCAATGACTTTATGCAACATTTTGTATAAAATTCTAGCTAAGGCTTTAGCTAACAGATTGTGAGAAGTGATCCACAAATGTGCATCGAAGGAGCAATCAACATTCATTGGTGGGAGCTCTATCATCAATAACGCACTGATTGCTACTAAAATCATTCATCACCTTAATTGTAGATCTAGAGGAGTAAGAGTCAAGGTtgctttaaaaattaacatcaaCAAAGCCTATCATCGAGTGGATTGGGGCTATTTAGTGCCCATGATGTCTAAACTTGGTTTCCATTAAAAGTCGATGAGTTGGATTATGTTATGTGTGAGAACTGTGAGCTATTCTATTCTTGTTAATAATGATTTTGTTGGTCCTATTTCACTTAGGAGGGGGCTTCGTCAAGGCAATCCCTTTTCcccctatttatttatttttttgtgtagaAGGTCTTTCAACCCTCATTAAAAAAGTAGAGATCAAAGGAGAAATTTGTGGAATCAAGATTTGCAACAAAGCTCCCAATGTCTCACATTTGTTGTTTGTAGATGATTGCTTTCTCTTCTTCAAATCATCCCTCCAAGAATATGTAGCAATAAGGAATAACTTGGAAGTCTATGGGAAAGCCTCGGGTCAATGCCTGAACTTGCAATAATAAGAAGTTTTCTTTAGTAGGAATGTGATTGATACTGGTAAAAGGGATGTGTTGAATTCCCTTCAAGTCAAAGAAGGCCTTGAGTTTGGGAGATATCTTGGAGTTCCTTCTAGGGTGGGTAGAAGAAAGAAGGCTACCTTTAATTACATAAAGGAGTGAATTTGGAAACAACTAAATTTCTGGCTGGCTAAGAACCTTTCAATGGTGGAAAAATAGGTTCTTCTTAAATTAGTAGCTCAGGCAATCCCTACGTACATTATGAGTACATATATGTTCCATTTTTCCCTTTatgaggaaatcaaaagaaTGATGAACTCGTCCTAGTGGGTTTGAAGGGCCTTGGGGATAAAGGAATTAAATGGATGTCATAGGAAAAACTTGGTATGAGGAAGAGTGTAGGTGGGAAGAGATTCAGAAACATCTATGCCTTTAATATAGCTATGCTTAGGAAGCAAGGTTGGAATTTCATGACTATCCTAGAGGCTCTTGTTTTGCACATCTTTAAGGCCATATACTATCCTAAGGGGGACTTCTTGGAATCCAAGCTAGGTCACAAACCATGTTACAGTTGGAGCAACATCTAGAGTTCTTGTGTGTTGCTGAGTGAAAGTTTTGGATGGATTCTGGGTGATAAATCAAAAGTAAAAGTCTGATATCAACTTTGGATCTGAAATTCTGCTAATCCAAAACCCTTTTACTATCCTTCAACTGAGATGCAACATTTGACAATGCAGTATCTCTTTGTTCCTGGTGAGAAAAGGTGGGATAATGATAttgtaaattctatttttaaccTTGTTGATGTTGTTGCTATATTGAATTACCCTCTTTACCTCTCTATCAAGGAGGATATGCATATGGGCTCTTGAAAGGAATGTTTTTTG encodes the following:
- the LOC106798596 gene encoding zinc finger BED domain-containing protein DAYSLEEPER-like, whose protein sequence is MEVDDHGVSSTKIGGGRLKSIVWNHFDKIKTIDRKDKAQCKYCKKLLGGASKNGTKHLHAHMKKCIQKRLHDKGKGQTFLIPKVTQGRQELTAGGYNEENARKDLACAIIMREYPLSIVNHVRFRRFLATLQPQFQCPSRNTIKKEIFNVYDFEKSIVMKLLDTNEGRVAITSDMWTASNQKKGYMAVTTRYIDSSWTFQSRILRY